The sequence below is a genomic window from Acidimicrobiia bacterium.
CCTTCTTCCTTGGCGACGATCTCGACCGGAGCCCGATCGCGAAACCCGGGATTGGCGAGCTTCTTCTCGGCCTGCTCCAGGTCGTTCGACGTGACGGCGACGGCCTTGAGGAGTCGGCCGCGCTCCGCATCGATGTCTATCACTCCTTCGAGAGGAATGAATGCCTGGAGGTCCCCGGCGACGACCCGTGTGTGGCCGGTGGCCGGAGCGACCTCTGTCGGCTCAGCGGCGACGGCGACCAGTGACTCGAGTTGTTCGGGCCACCAATCTTCCACCACGCCGCCCGGATCGAGGAGCTTGACCGCCAGTTCGGACCGGGGGCCGAGGCCGTGTTCCGCCCGGAACCTGCGGATGCCGGTGACGAGTTCCTGGAACGTCTCGATGTTCGGAGGTGAGTCGATGGAGGGGGGTTCCGGCCACGACGACCCGGCGATGTACTCACCGCCCACGAGTTCCGACCACAGCTCCTCGGTCAGGAAAGGGATGGCGGGATGGAACAGCTTGAGCACGTCCCGCAAGACGACGCCGAGAGTCTGACGGGTCGGAGTGGCGCGACCGGCGTCGCGCAGGGGCAGCTTGGACATCTCCAAATACCAATCGAAAACCTCGGACCAGGCGAAGTTGTAGAGAAGGGCGAACGCATCGGAGAACCTGTACTCATCGGCCAACTCGTCGAACCTTCGTTGTACTTCATCGAGGCGTCCCAGGATCCAGCGATCCGCCGGTCCGGGTTCGTCGGGATAGCCTCCCTCGGCCGGTACAGACCCGCCCTCGATGTGCTGCAAGGCGAACCGCACCGCGTTCCACAGCTTGTTGCCGAACTTGCGAGTACCGACGACCCATTCCATGTCGAAAGGAACGTCGTGCCCGGGCGCCGCAGATTGAATCAGCGCAAGGCGGAGCGGATCGGCGCCGTGCTCGTCGATCACGTCGAGGGGATCTATGGCGTTACCGATAGATTTCGACATCTTCCGCCCGATCGAATCACGAACGAGGCCGTGGATGACGGTGTCTGCGAACGGAACACCGTCCATGAAGTGGATTCCCATTTGCATCATGCGGGCTACCCAGAAGTAGATGATGTCGAACCCGGTGATCAGAACGGAGTTCGGATAGAACTTCTCCAGGTCGGCAGTTTCGTCCGGCCATCCCAGCGTTGAGAAGGGCCAGAGAGCCGACGAGAACCAGGTGTCGAGCACGTCGTTGTCCTGCTGCAGTTCGGCACCACCGCAGTTCGTGCAGCCGGTCGGGTCCTCCTTCGCCACGATGGTCTCGCCGCAGACCGCGCAGTACCAGGCAGGAATCCGGTGGCCCCACCAGATCTGTCGGCTGATGCACCAATCCCGCAGATTCTCCATCCAGTGGAAGTAGTTCTTCTCCCACCGCTTGGGGACGAAGCGCATGTTTCCGGCCCGAACGGTGTCGATGGCCGGTTCGGTGAGGGGCCGGACCTTGACGAACCACTGGAGGGACAAGTACGGCTCAACCACCGTCGAACAGCGATAGCAGTGCCCGACCGAATGGTCGTGGGCCTCGACCTTCTCGAGGTGACCGCGTTTGTGGAGTTCGTGTTTGACGGCTTCGCGGGCTTCGAACCGGTCCATACCGTAGAAGTCGCCACCGGCCTCGGTAATGACGGCTCGCTCGTCGAGGATCTTGACCGTCGGCAAGTCATGCCGCTGGCCCATATCGAAGTCGTTCGGATCATGCGCCGGCGTCACCTTCACGGCACCGGTGCCGAAATCCCGATCGACGAACTCGTCGGCGATTATCGGAATCTCACGCTCGATGAGCGGAAGTAGGACTTTCTTGCCTATCAAGTGGCGGTAGCGCTCATCGTCGGGGTGAACGGCGACGGCCGTGTCTCCGAGCATCGTCTCGGCCCGGGTGGTGGCCACTGTGATTCCACCGCCGCCATCGACGAACGGGTAGTTGATGTGGGCGAGTTCGCCCTTCTCGTCGTCGTATTCGACCTCGATTTCAGCCAGGGCGGTACCACAGCGGGGACACCAGTTGATGATCCGATTTCCGCGATAGATGAGACCTTCTTCGTAGAGCCGGACGAAGACCTCTCGCACGGCCCGGGACAGGCCGTCGTCCATCGTGAATCGTTCCCGCGTCCAGTCCACCGAATCGCCGAGGGCCCGCATCTGCAGCGAGATCCGGTTCCCGAAGCGGCGTTTCCACTCCCACACCTGTTCGACGAACGCGGCGCGGCCGACATCGTGGCGGGTCAGCCCTTCCTGAGCCATTTCGCGTTCGACGACGTTCTGAGTGGCAATTCCTGCATGGTCGGTTCCCGGCAGCCAGAGGGCGGCGTACCCCTGCATCCGGCGGCGCCTGATGATCACATCGTGGATCGTGTGATTGAGTGCGTGGCCCATGTGCAGCGATCCGGTGACGTTCGGAGGGGGGATGACGATGCAGAAGGGTTCGCCATCGGGATTGTGCTCAGGGCGGAACACACCGGACTGCTCCCACCGGTCGTACCAGTGAGCCTCTACGGCTTTCGGGTCGTAGGTTGCTTCCATTGCGCCCTTCATCTCGATCGCGAGCCGCCATTGTACGAAGCCCGCGGCGGAGTCGTGCCGCTATTGAGATGAGCCGGGTCTTGGTGCCCTCCGCTTTCGCCCGACGGCGAAAACACCCTCCCCCATGTGACGCGGGGAAGGAATGCGTTTGCATCCTCACCGCACGAAGTGGGGGAATGCCTGATCCGAAGGATCAGGGCGGGAGGGGCATCGTTGCGATTGCCCCCTCCGCTTTCGCCTTACGGCGAAAGCACCTCCCCCGTCCAACGCCGGGGGAGGAAACGCAGAACCCGGTCTCGCCAATCTTGGCTTCCTTC
It includes:
- a CDS encoding valine--tRNA ligase, giving the protein MEATYDPKAVEAHWYDRWEQSGVFRPEHNPDGEPFCIVIPPPNVTGSLHMGHALNHTIHDVIIRRRRMQGYAALWLPGTDHAGIATQNVVEREMAQEGLTRHDVGRAAFVEQVWEWKRRFGNRISLQMRALGDSVDWTRERFTMDDGLSRAVREVFVRLYEEGLIYRGNRIINWCPRCGTALAEIEVEYDDEKGELAHINYPFVDGGGGITVATTRAETMLGDTAVAVHPDDERYRHLIGKKVLLPLIEREIPIIADEFVDRDFGTGAVKVTPAHDPNDFDMGQRHDLPTVKILDERAVITEAGGDFYGMDRFEAREAVKHELHKRGHLEKVEAHDHSVGHCYRCSTVVEPYLSLQWFVKVRPLTEPAIDTVRAGNMRFVPKRWEKNYFHWMENLRDWCISRQIWWGHRIPAWYCAVCGETIVAKEDPTGCTNCGGAELQQDNDVLDTWFSSALWPFSTLGWPDETADLEKFYPNSVLITGFDIIYFWVARMMQMGIHFMDGVPFADTVIHGLVRDSIGRKMSKSIGNAIDPLDVIDEHGADPLRLALIQSAAPGHDVPFDMEWVVGTRKFGNKLWNAVRFALQHIEGGSVPAEGGYPDEPGPADRWILGRLDEVQRRFDELADEYRFSDAFALLYNFAWSEVFDWYLEMSKLPLRDAGRATPTRQTLGVVLRDVLKLFHPAIPFLTEELWSELVGGEYIAGSSWPEPPSIDSPPNIETFQELVTGIRRFRAEHGLGPRSELAVKLLDPGGVVEDWWPEQLESLVAVAAEPTEVAPATGHTRVVAGDLQAFIPLEGVIDIDAERGRLLKAVAVTSNDLEQAEKKLANPGFRDRAPVEIVAKEEGKAAEFRARLDKLQAQLSELES